The nucleotide sequence AGATATAGCAGGAGCATCTTGTGCTTCTATTCCTATAATATCCTCTATTTCTTCTCTTACTTCTTCAGTTCTCTGACTGGGTAAATCAACTTTATTTAAAACCGGCACAACTTCAAGTCCCGAATCAGATGCTAAATAACAGTTTGCCAGAGTTTGTGCTTGAATTCCTTGACTAGCATCAATAACAAGTATAGCACCTTCACAAGCAGCTAAACTTCTAGAAACTTCATAATTGAAATCAACATGCCCAGGGGTATCTATTAAATTTAATATATATTCTTCATTATCAATAGGACTAGTGTATATAAGCCTCACAGCTTGAGATTTAATTGTTATACCTCTTTCTTTTTCTAATTCCATATTATCCAATACTTGAGATTCCATCTCCCTTTTAGTCAAAGTACCAGTAATCTCTATTAGTCTATCTGCTAAAGTCGATTTGCCATGATCTATATGTGCTATAATACAAAAATTACGTATATTATCTTGTTTTTTATTGTTCATCCAAAAATCACCTACAAATTAATTAAATATACATTAATATAGATTATAAAATATAATTTTAAAAATTAATACTACCTAATTTTGTGCATTGTTCATCTTTTCCATGGAAATTTTATACTGAAAATCTTATTTTCTCCATTAATTCTTAAAATCACATCGTATCCATAGCTTTCTTTATAAATACTTATCAATGTTTTATCATCAAAAGTTGATATGCTTAAATCATTATTGCTATTATCTTGAACTTCTCTAACGTTATTTACAATTCCTGTAGACGAGTATACAACATTGATTTTTACAAAACCCACAGTAAAAACACATATAAACAACAAAATTCCAAAAATATATTTAAATTTTTTTTCCTTAAAAAACAAAATAACACCACCTAAATAGTTTTATTTAAATGATGTCATTTTTTATATTTCTTATTCCATTTTTTTACAATTATTGTGCTAAATATTCTCCTATAACATTTGAGAGTAATTTTGCTGAATTTATAGCTTCTTCCATGGTATTAAGTTGAGCGCCCATCTCAATCAAGGCTAACTTAGAAGACTTGGTTTGATTAAATGCGTTACTTCCACTTTCATAATGAAAAACGCTCCTTGCAAACCCTGGATATAAATCATTTGCTAAACTTGTTAAATCCATAGCAAGTTCCTCATTGTCTAAATAATTAGGATTGTTATGAGCAACAACAAACATTATTTTTGCAACATTTTTTCCTTCTATATTTGCAGTAACTAGATTTTTATTTTCTAAAGAATCTCTATGCAAGTCCAATATCAAATCAAAATCCTCAATCTCAGATAAATATTTATCTAATGTTTCTGCTGATCTCTTATAACTTTCTAAATAACTCGTGTTATGTATAGTTTTGTCATGTATAACTTTAATATTATAATTTTTCTCTAATTCAGTTTTAAGAACATCTCCTACACCTACAATATTATATTGTTCATAAAATGAATCATTTTGAGCTGGTTTAAATGCTTCTGTTGTATGTGTATGATATATAAGTATTCTCTTCTGAGTATTGTTTAAGTTAACAATCCCATTTGTAGTTTTATCATCCGAATTTAAGTTTTGAGATGAATTATTGTACATATTAGATGATAATTCCATTTCATTAATATCAGATGATTTTAAAATATTTATCTCTTTTTCAATTATAGAAATTGGATTCATTAAATCAATTCCTAAAATATTTTTTATGTCTCTAATAAAGGCTTCCTTAGAATTTTCAAAATATTCACCATCCACAAAAGCCATATAATTATTTTTTAGTATCGAGCTATAAGCATAATTAAAATTTCCCGATATATTGAAATATGTTATGTAGGTTTTCAATATTATCCACAAAATAATAATAGAAACTACAGTAACAATTCCTATTATTTTAAAA is from Candidatus Arthromitus sp. SFB-rat-Yit and encodes:
- a CDS encoding stage II sporulation protein P, encoding MQLTKKYKINLRDFKIIGIVTVVSIIILWIILKTYITYFNISGNFNYAYSSILKNNYMAFVDGEYFENSKEAFIRDIKNILGIDLMNPISIIEKEINILKSSDINEMELSSNMYNNSSQNLNSDDKTTNGIVNLNNTQKRILIYHTHTTEAFKPAQNDSFYEQYNIVGVGDVLKTELEKNYNIKVIHDKTIHNTSYLESYKRSAETLDKYLSEIEDFDLILDLHRDSLENKNLVTANIEGKNVAKIMFVVAHNNPNYLDNEELAMDLTSLANDLYPGFARSVFHYESGSNAFNQTKSSKLALIEMGAQLNTMEEAINSAKLLSNVIGEYLAQ